A region of Campylobacter armoricus DNA encodes the following proteins:
- a CDS encoding glycosyltransferase, with protein sequence MKHKLGILLAATKNSSFTIGTLLINIMDVMSEKVDIFYILHDGFSLNDQNIMKKIVKDKIIEFIPFTQEDFLATLEKNQNDISDLFFLKRWTHMAFARFEAFKFLHECESIIYLDFDVLLLKSIDELRKLRARKYHFGARLGKTLLIESLPAKKEHHKKRTYLTGILVFTDLIPNPLQCYQFIYKHLNENIHNLNDQGLFTLLALEYKFKIKDLKDTYNGNIDYRTNLSQKASITHAEGSNNRFWNNILCNQTWPKWQEYYEKWLKFGGSEYLDGVKATNTQAKARVRYHLSYKLGYAFIECTKNKKKLPILPFTLLKIYYKHTKLAKQYQKDLKTKPYLKLPPLSSYDDYKSEGIKNQNTYSYKIGQSLISAQKNWYGGGYINFIKDLKKFAKEYKNKLK encoded by the coding sequence ATGAAACACAAACTTGGTATTTTACTAGCAGCAACTAAAAATTCAAGCTTTACCATAGGAACCCTACTCATTAATATCATGGATGTTATGAGTGAGAAGGTAGATATATTTTATATTTTACATGATGGTTTTAGCTTAAATGATCAAAATATCATGAAAAAAATCGTTAAAGATAAAATAATTGAATTCATTCCTTTTACTCAAGAAGATTTTTTAGCTACTCTTGAAAAAAATCAAAATGATATTAGTGATTTATTTTTCCTAAAAAGATGGACACATATGGCTTTTGCTAGATTTGAAGCTTTTAAGTTTTTACATGAGTGTGAAAGTATTATTTATCTTGATTTTGATGTTTTACTTTTAAAAAGCATAGATGAACTTAGGAAATTAAGAGCTAGAAAATATCATTTTGGTGCAAGATTGGGTAAAACTTTACTTATTGAAAGCTTGCCTGCAAAAAAAGAGCATCATAAAAAGCGAACATATTTAACTGGAATTTTGGTCTTTACCGATCTTATTCCAAATCCTTTACAATGTTATCAATTTATCTATAAACATTTAAATGAGAATATTCATAATTTAAACGATCAAGGATTATTTACACTACTAGCTTTAGAATACAAGTTTAAAATAAAAGATTTAAAAGATACTTATAATGGAAATATTGATTATCGAACTAATTTATCACAAAAGGCATCTATAACACATGCAGAAGGTAGCAACAATCGTTTTTGGAATAATATTTTATGCAATCAAACATGGCCTAAATGGCAAGAATACTATGAAAAATGGTTGAAATTTGGTGGTAGTGAATATTTAGATGGAGTAAAAGCTACCAATACTCAAGCAAAAGCAAGAGTAAGATATCACTTATCATATAAATTAGGTTATGCTTTTATAGAATGTACTAAAAATAAGAAAAAACTTCCAATATTGCCTTTTACTTTATTAAAGATTTATTATAAACACACAAAACTTGCTAAGCAATATCAAAAAGATTTAAAAACAAAACCTTATCTTAAACTTCCACCTTTATCAAGCTATGATGATTATAAAAGTGAAGGTATAAAAAATCAAAATACCTATTCTTATAAAATCGGACAATCTCTCATAAGTGCTCAAAAAAATTGGTATGGGGGGGGGTATATTAACTTTATAAAAGATTTGAAAAAATTTGCTAAAGAATATAAAAATAAACTAAAATAA
- a CDS encoding methionine ABC transporter ATP-binding protein, with amino-acid sequence MIKIQNLKKYYGKELVINDVSLEVKEGEIYALVGHSGAGKSTLLRCINGLENYQSGSVQVFGKEIATLKEKELRNFRKDIGMIFQHFALMNRKNVFENVAMPLEIHNFDKNKIQKRVNELLDLVGLLTKSKTYPNELSGGQKQRVAIARALALNPKILLSDEATSALDPNTTNNILELIAKINQEFNISVVLVTHEMEAVKQIAQKAVLLEHGQIIGKGKIEDLFLKPSEKMREFLGENEFFPQNGVNVRLYFCKEKANQSIITHMARSLNIDFNIVWGKIEKLNNNALGNLVINIETKDQEKVLNYLQENGVIWELV; translated from the coding sequence GTGATAAAAATACAAAATCTTAAAAAATACTACGGTAAAGAATTAGTCATTAATGATGTTTCTTTAGAAGTTAAAGAAGGTGAAATTTATGCCCTTGTTGGACATAGCGGGGCAGGAAAATCAACTTTGCTAAGATGTATTAATGGTTTGGAAAATTATCAAAGCGGCAGCGTGCAAGTTTTTGGTAAAGAAATAGCTACTTTAAAAGAAAAAGAACTTAGAAATTTTAGAAAAGACATAGGAATGATTTTTCAACATTTTGCACTTATGAATAGGAAAAATGTATTTGAAAATGTAGCTATGCCTTTAGAAATTCATAATTTTGACAAAAATAAAATTCAAAAAAGAGTTAATGAGCTTTTAGATCTTGTAGGGCTTTTAACTAAAAGTAAGACTTATCCAAATGAGCTAAGTGGTGGGCAAAAACAAAGAGTAGCCATAGCTAGAGCCCTTGCTTTAAATCCTAAAATTTTACTTAGCGATGAAGCTACTTCTGCACTTGATCCAAATACTACAAATAATATCTTAGAGCTTATTGCTAAAATTAATCAAGAGTTTAATATCAGCGTTGTATTAGTAACTCATGAAATGGAAGCAGTAAAACAAATAGCACAAAAGGCAGTATTGTTAGAACATGGACAAATCATAGGTAAAGGAAAAATCGAAGATTTGTTTTTAAAGCCGAGTGAAAAAATGCGTGAGTTTTTAGGAGAAAATGAATTTTTTCCGCAAAACGGAGTTAATGTACGCTTATATTTTTGCAAAGAAAAAGCCAATCAAAGTATCATCACTCATATGGCTAGAAGCTTAAATATTGATTTTAATATTGTATGGGGTAAAATAGAAAAATTAAACAACAATGCTTTAGGAAATTTGGTAATTAACATAGAAACTAAAGATCAAGAAAAAGTTTTAAATTACCTACAAGAAAATGGTGTTATTTGGGAGCTAGTGTAA